The genomic region CGGGCGCGTGCAACGCGCCCCTACACGCATCATCTTCATGGGCACGCCGGAATTCGCCGTTCCAACGCTGGAAAGCCTGCTCAGCTGGGACGGCTGCCAGGTGGTAGCCATCGTGACGGCGCCCGACAAACCGGCCGGGCGCGGGCGGCAGCTGCAGGGCTCGGCCGTGAAGCAGGCGGCCGAAGCGCACGGCCTGCCCGTGCTGCAGCCTACCAACCTGAAGTCGCCGGAGTTTCAGGCGGAGCTGAAGGGCTACGCGGCGGACTTGCAGGTGGTGGTGGCTTTCCGGATGCTGCCCGAGGCCGTCTGGAACATGCCGCCGCAGGGCAGCATCAACATCCACGCCTCGCTGCTGCCGCAGTACCGCGGGGCGGCGCCCATCAACTGGGCCCTCATCCACGGCGAAACCCAGACCGGCGTCACCTCCTTTTTCCTGCGCCACGAAATCGATACCGGCGACCTGATCTTCCAGGACGTAGTGCCGATTGCCGACGAGGACGATTTCGGCTCGCTGTATGAGAAGCTGAAGCTGGCCGGCGCGGCCCTGGCGCTACGCTCAGTGCAGGCCATTGCGGCCGGCACGGCGCCCAGCCTGCCCCAGCAGGAAAGCGCGGAGCTGCGCGCCGCCCCCAAAATCCAGAAGGAAACCGGCCGGCTGGATTTCAGCGAGTCGGCGCCAGCGCTGGCCAACCGCGTGCGGGGCCTCTCCCCCATCCCCACAGCCTTCACCCAGCTACCCGATGGCCGCACGCTCAAAGTCTTCCGGGCCCAGCCCTTCGACGACGAGGAAGCCAGCGGCCCCGATACGGGCGGCATCGGCACCTGGCACACCGACGGCCGCACCTACCTGCGCGTGCAGACCGGCAGCGGCCTGCTCAGCCTGCTCGATGTGCAGCTGGAAGGCAAAAAGCGCATGCCCGTGCAGGAATTCCTGCGGGGATTCAACGCATCTTCTCTGTCAGTCTGAGTCCGACTAACAGGTACTTCTGACGACAGCAACTCACTAATCAAAACGCATGGTATCCTTCGTAGTAGCCACCGCCGAAAACAACGTCATTGGCCACGATAACCAGCTGCTCTGGCACCTACCCGACGACCTCAAGCACTTCAAGCGCCTCACCCAGGGCCACCCCGTGATTATGGGCCGCCGCACCTACGACAGCATCGGGCGGGCACTGCCTAACCGCCCTAACCTAGTAGTCACGCGGCAGCAGGACTGGCAGGCGCCAGGCTGCGAAGTGGTGTATTCGGTGCCGGCGGCGCTGGAGCGGGCCGCCCAGCTCGATGAGGAAGTGTTTGTAATTGGCGGCGCCGAAATCTACCGTCAGGCTATGCAGGCGGCCGATACCATCTACCTCACCGAAGTACACCATAGCTTCGAGGGCGACACCGTGTTTCCGGAGCTCAACCACGCCGAGTGGCGCGAAGAGTCGCGCGAGCGGCACGAGGCCGACGAGCGGCACGCCTACGCTTTCAGCTTCGTGACGCTGCGGCGGCGGTAGTCGCCCTAATTTGCCACGAAAACATAAAAAGGGCCGCCAATATTGGCGGCCCTTTTTATGTGCATCTGCTAACAGATTCCTACTTAGCGAATCAGGACGATCTTGCCCCAGTCGTTTTTGAAGGCCCGGCGGTCGGCCTCGGCGCTGGTGGCGCGGCGGCTGAACTTGCTGGTCGGGTCGTCGAGGATAACGCGGTACAGGTAGGTGCCATTGGCTAGCCGGTCGCCATAGGTGTCGGTGCCATCCCAAGCGTAGCCCGTGATGTTGTTGCCGATGCGCAGCGGCCCTTTGGCCGTAATGTCTTCCATCATGATTTCCTTCACAACGCGGCCCGTCAGGGTCAGGATCTGGATTTTCATGTCCCGCGGCAGCTCGGCGCCAGTGAGCGTAAACACGAACTGGGCTTTGCTAGTGACGGGGTTGGGATACGGGAAGACGTTGGTGATGGTGGAAGCATTCACTACCTCAAACGTCACGCGGTAGGGCTCGGAGCCGGCGGGCCGGTTGGTGGCGTCGCGGCCCTGCACCTCCAGGGTGTAGATGCCGTCGGCCAGCGCCTGGGTTTTGCCCATATCCAACGTCAGCACTGCCAAGCCTTTCGTCGAGTCTGATTCGAAGATGACGTTGGAGCCGTTCAGGTCAAGGCGCGTAGCCGTGGTCTGGCCGGGCGCAGTCAGCAGCACATCAAAGTTGTTGGCGTTCTGGATGCGGCGCAGCCGGTCGTCGTCTTTGAGCTGCACCCGGATGATGGGCGTGGGCGACACGATTTCGCCGTTCAGAATCCGGCGGCCATCGAAAGCCACGTCCAGCACGGGCGGCGTGTTGCGGTCATCTACCTGGAAGGCCGGCAGCAGCAGCTCGTTGTTGAAGAAGTACAGCTCGGGCAAAGCGCGCGGCTCAGCCGTAGTGGTCGGCCGTGGGTTCACCACCACGTTGCCGCTGATGGAGCCGTCGAGGCCTACCACGTTCACGCTGGCGTTGAAGCTCACCTGCGCGTTGGCCGCCAGTGGCCCACCGGGTACGTCTACCAGCGCCGTGCGGGTGGCCCCGCCGTTGCTGAGCGTGATGCGGGCTTTCAGCGGGCCGCTGAAGTTGATGGACGATACGTTCTCGAACACCACCGGTACCGTTACGCTACCGGTTGCGGCAGCCTGCCGGGCCAGGTTGGCGGCATCGTACACCGTGGCAGGCGTGGCCAAGTCGCGGCGGACAATGCCTTCAGGCACGCCCTGGTAGGTTACCAGCCATTGCTCCAACTGCGGCGCCGTGCGGTTCACGGTGTCGCGCAGGCTCAGCACCAGCTTTAAATAAGGGTATTGCTGGGCTGAAACGCCCGCCAGCGCCAGACTGCGGCTCGTGACGTTGGGGTTCAGCACCCGTTCCACATCTTGGGCATCAATGCCTACCAATTGCAGCGTGTAGCTGTCGGAAGCATCGGGTAGACGCACCGTATGATAAAGCGTCTGCCACTCCTGGGCCGGACCGATGCGGGTAGACGATACGGTGCCGCTGCCGCCGCGGGTGCCAATCTGGCCATTGAGGGTAATTACCTGGCTGGCGCGTGGCGTCGGGCTGGCGGGGTCGGCGGTTACTTCCTGAGCGGGGCGGGGATTGGGGCCCTTTTGCACCAGCAGCGCATACGGGTCGCCGTCCTGCAGGCTATTGATGCGCGTGGCACCGAGGCTGGTAAGCACGGCTTTCAGCGAAGCCGGGAAAGCCGAGAAGTTCACCTTGTTCATCGACAGCAGGGCGATGTAGTCGCCGGGCCGCACGTTGCTGAGCAGCGCCTGCAGCTGCGCTTGGCGAGCAGGTGTATTGATATTGTCAGTGCCGCCAGCACCTCCTTGAGCAGCAAAATGATAGAAGCGCAGGCTACCCTGCCCGCATGAGTCGTAGACGCCGCCGCCCACGTTACGCACGGGTCGCAGCGTCCGACCGTTGAACACGGCGACCATAATATTGGGCCGTGACACTGCGCAGTTACCAGTATAAGGTGAGGTGGCGGCCGTAATGCCGTCGGTTATTTCGTTGAAAGTGGCACCACCGGTTCCACCCCCGCGCGTCACCATGGTTATGGCCTGGCTGATTTCGGCGAAATCCCAGCGGCCGGAAGGCGCGGCAACGCTCACATCGGTAAGCTGGTCGCGGCGGAACTGGCCGTGGTGGCTCTGCGACCAGCCACCTGAGGTACCCGGAATCACGCGGAACGAGCTGGTAGCCCACTCCGGGTTTTCGTTGAGGGCCGGGTCGGGCGTCTGGAAGCGCAGGCGCCAATACCACACCACACTGTCGCGGCCCGTGAGGGCGGGCAGCGTGGGGCGCCAGTCGGGCACCAGCGTGGTCGTAACGGTGCGGGTTTGCTTGAGGGCGCTGTTGAAGGTGGGCACGGTATCGAGCTCCATTTCATAAGCCCGCGTAGTGCCGCGGGGGTCGTTGGTCTGGCCTACCAGGCGCAGGCCGGCAGCGGGCACGATGGCAAATTCCGGCGGCCACAGCGTCGTGACGCCGCCCTGCAGGAAGTTGAAGCAGGCCTGGCCACTGTTGTTGGTTTCCAGAATTTCCGCAATACGCTGCTGGTAATCCAGTTCCACCTGGAAGCAGTTTTCGCCGAACACGCTGCCGGTATTAGGCAGTACGAAAGCGTAGGTGGTATCGCGCCAGGCCTGGCGTACGATGTAGGTGTACACGTCGGGGGCGCGGGTGCCGGCGCTGGTGGTGGGGTAGCGCCGCGTAATGCGCACGTCCAGCGGATCGGTGGTAATTTTGCCGGGGTTCTTCACGTTCACTACCACCTTAAGGCTGGTAGCGGAAGCCTGCAGCGGGCCGGCCCCATTGGGCTGGATCTGCACGTCGCCGGGCTGATTGGCAATGAAGTCAGGCTTGTCGGGAGCGTAGAAGCGCAGAGCCGGGTCGCCAAGCCAGATGTTAGCCAGCGCCTGAGCTACCGGACTGCCGCCGTCGCCGCCCAACTGGGCCAGCATACGCCGTGCAGCTTCGGCCTGAATAACAGGAATGGGCTTGCCGTAGAAGGCCGGGTCGTTGAAGGCCAGCTTGTAGAAGTTGGTGCTGAACGCATCCAGATCCTGCGCAAAGCCCAAGTCAGAATCCGACATGAAGCCTACTGCCCCTTTGTTTTCCGCAAAAATCCAGTTTTCAGACAACGTCCGAACGCCCAGATTCGAGAAGACAGCATTGGCCGAGCAGCCGTTGAGCAGGAATACCGGATACTTATTGGGGTTGTTGTAGCCTTTGCCCGGATCAGTGGGGTCGCCAAAGTTCAGGTCGAAATCCAGCGCCGAGCCGTGCCCGAAGTAGGTTACCAGGGACACCCCGGCGTTTATTTCGGGCGCAATAGTGATGCTCACGGGCAGATTGGAACCCTGTGAAGTGGAGCGGCGGTACGTTTTCACCACCGTACCGCCAAACAACGGCCGCTCTGCAAAGCGCTTGTACTTGTCTACGTAGCTTTCAAACTCCTCAAAATCCCCGGGGTATTTACCACCGCCGGCCATGTGCACGATGTTCTTGCGCCACGGTTCGGCGCCTAAGGCTTCGTGGGCTTTCAGCTTATTGAGATACGCCACAATTTCGGCGCCGTTGCTGGCCGACACGCGGCCAGTGGGCATGCGGGCAATGTAATTGTTGTTTTCCCAGTCGGCCGACAGGAAATTGTCGGAGGCGCTGCGCGTGGGGCCCGGAATCAGGTCGATGGAGGGTGGCAGCGAATTACGGCTGTACTCGCCCACCATCAGGCCCTTGCCCAGCAGCAGCAGGTAGTTGGTTTGCGTGGCCGGTGAGTTGGCCAGCTCCCAGCGCACGTAGTTGCGCATAGCCCCCACCGACTTCTCACCGTAGTGGAACTGGTCGTAGAGTTGCTGCGAGGTCACTATCACGGTATCGTAGCGGCCGCCGGCCGTGGAGGCGCGGTAGGTAGCATACGCCCGTACGGCATCCACGCCGCCCACCGGCTTCATCAGCAACGGGTGGCTGACAATTAGAAAATTGGTAGCAGCGGCATTCAGTGTCCGAAAACGCACGCGCGTAGCCGGGCGAGGCACCGACGCCACGGCCTCATCGGCCAGCAGCAACTTGCGGGTGCGGCCCGCCGCCGACGGAAACACGTAGCCGCGCTGCTGCCCGGCCAATGTGGTGCCGGCAATGCGCTGTACGGTGTAGGGGTCGGTTATATCGAAGCCGGCTACTGTGGCCGGGATGGAATCCAGCGCGTAGTAGGCCGGCCCAGCCAGCGTGGAGTCGTTGAGGAAAGCTACCTGCTTACGCCCGGCAAACCAGCGGTTGGTTTGCGGAAACGTGTAGCGTACGTAGCCGACGCGGTAGTTGGTATAGCGGCCCGGGCTGGTAGTCGCCACTGCACGAGACAGAATGCGGACCTGACCGTTGGCGGCAAAGTCGCTCAACTGTAGTGCATACGTAAGCTTACGCTTGTCGAACCCGTTGATTACAACGGAACCCAGCGGCCGCTCGGCGTTGGTAGCAGCATTGAATACCGACAGAGCAACCGTGCGGGAACTACTACCATAGCCAACCAGCAGCACTTCTACCTGCGGCGTACCGCTTGCGGCGCGGCTCCAGGCAGAGTCTGCAGCCATAGTAGCCAAGGACGCGGGATTGGTGCCGGAAAACTGGCCTGACAGCCAGCCTTCGCCCGCTTCGCCCCAAGGCATGTATACATTGACGAACTGCTCGTCGTTGACGTATGCAAACTGCCCGGTATACAGCACCTGGCGTTGGGCCATGCGGTACGGCTGCGCCGTCGCCGTGGGGGCCAAGGCCGGCTGCGCCATGCGCAGGCCATTGGTCGTAGCCGACCACGTCAGGAAATAGGCAGCCGTATCGGTATAGAGGCTGTAGAGGTCGTGGGGTTGGGTGACCGCGCCGCCTTTGTAGATGCGCTGGTCGAGCTTGCCGTCGTTGCGCTGGCCGTAGAACTCGAAGTAGGTGGTGGCGTCGAGCGTGGTTTGGTTGCCCCCGCCGAAGATGGCCACCTCGCGGCCGCGCCGCCAGAGCTGTACCCGCTGCGGGTTTACGCCGCTGATGCCCGCCTGCGCCAGATACTGCTGGTCGAGGCGGTAGAGGCCGTCTTTGAGAATCTTGATCTTATAGTACTGCTGGCTGGGTACAATCCACTCGTTGCCGTAGAGCGTCTGGGCCGAAACGGAGCCGGCGGTCAGCAGGCCCAGCAACACCAGGCACCAGCTCAGCAGATAGCGAAGTCGGTAAGGTTGTGTCATATAGTAACGTAGAAACGTAGTGAGGGAGAAGTGCCGCGCCAACCTACATGCTGCTGCAATAGGTTCCGCTGCCCATCTTATTTGATGCCGTAACCCAGCGAGACAATGATGTTGTTGGTTTGGGTGCGGCCGGCCAGCTTCTCGATGGCGAGCTGCGACAGGGCCACATCCAGCCGCAAACCGCTCAGGGCCACGCCTACGCCCAGGCTGGGCTGCACCTTCCATTCTTCGGAGCCCGAGAAGGCCTGAATCTTCTGCACGTTGCTGACGCCACCGCGCAGGAATACCAGATTCTTGTAGCCGATTTCCAGGCCGGCCCGCGGATCAATGCTCACCAGCTTACCCGAAACGAGCGTGTTGCGCTGCCCATCAGTGGTCAGGTCCAGATCCACAGCGGCCAAAGCGGTGAACTCGCCGGGCAGCTTCACCAGGCGGCCCACGCCCAGCACGAAGCGGGGCAGCGTGACTTCGGTGCTGCCCTTGGGCACGCTGCTACCGGTGGAGTCGCCGGCAATGGGGCGCAGCTTGTCGGAGTTGATGGACCAGGCGTTGACGGTGGTGGTGATGTCGCGGGCCATGAGGCCGAGGCGCCAGTTGCCTTTGTCGTACTGCACGCCCGCATCAATGCCGAAGCCCCAGGCATTGGCAAACTCGCCGATGTTGCGGTAGATGACTTTGGCATTGGCGCCCACTTTCAGGCCCTCAATGTTGCCAAGGCGCCGCGCGTACGACAGCATCAGGGCGTAATCGGCTACCGAGAAGAACCGGATCCGGTCGTACTGAATGTAGCCGTACTCGTTGATCAGGTCGCGGGTGTCGGCAATGTCATCGACGCCCAGGCGCACGACGCTCACGCCGATGGCGCTTTTGTCGTCGAGGGGCATGGAGAAGGCGCCGTAGTCGTTTTTCACGATACCCGAGAACAGCTCGGAGTGCATGAGTACGGCATCGTACTTGGCTTTCTGGTCGAGCAGACCGGCCGGGTTCCAATAGCCGGCGGTGGCATCGTTGGCCAGGCTGACCTGCACTTTGCCCATGCCGAGGGCGCGGCCCCCGACACCGATGTTGAGGAATTCGTTGCTGTACTTGGGCGTGGTGTCCTGGGCAACGGCCCGCTGCGGAGCCAGGGCCAGCAACCCGCTAAGGCCCAGAAGTACAGGAGTAATACGGAAAACGTGCGACATAGAAAACAGGCTAAAAACGGCTAATCCGATTCACAACGCAAGTTACTAACTAATAGTGCGCCGCGGTTTCGCGGGCAGTAGAAACTACCTCCCACCCCGGCCGCCGCCACCAGTCAGCAACCCGGTTACCGGCATCTACGCTGCTGCGGCCGTTGCCGGATTCCGGCAGATAACTACCTCACTTGCCTCCGCAAAAAGCCCTTACCAGGGCAATTAGCGCCCTGCAGCCCGGCCGCAGGCGGCAAAGCCACGCCCGGGCCTCCGGTAGCCACCCAGTGCTGTCGGCAGCCGGTGCCTGCCGACAGTTTCTTTTCCGGCGAAAACCTGTCCTCAAAAAATATTTTCAACAGTACCTTGTGTCACATAGTACCTTTTGTTATCTTTGACTCATTCTTCACCGATCTACCATCGCAAGCCCATGAAAGTAGAGAACACCCAAGTGCAGATGCGGAAGGGCATCCTGGAGTTCTGCATTCTGGAAATCATCGCCCGCGGCGAGGTGTATGCGTCGGACATGCTCGAAGAGCTCACCCAGGCCCGCATGATTGTGGTCGAGGGCACGCTCTACCCGCTGCTCACGCGCCTCAAGAATGCCGGCCTTCTGGATTATACCTGGAAGGAATCCACGAGCGGGCCGCCCCGCAAGTACTACACCCTCACCGAGGCCGGCACGGATTTCCTCCATCAGCTCCGCCTCACGTGGGAGGAAGTCGAAGCCTCCATCCGCATCATCCGCACCAAGCCTTCCGCCACCGGGAGCGCCGAACTACCGGACCTACTTTAGGCCCCGGCTTCTTCCCTTCTCCTCCCGATTTTTTTCCGACTAGTTGCAGCAACTGAGATGAAAAAGAATATCAGCATCAACCTCCAGGGCATCATCTTCCACCTCGAAGAGGACGGCTACGACGTATTGGGCCGCTACCTGGCGGAAGTGAAAGCCCACTTCAGCGGCTACCGCGGGCACGAAGAAATCGTGGCCGACATCGAGAGCCGCATTGCCGAGCTGTTTGCCGCCCGCCTCTCGGGCACCAAGCAGGTGATTTCGCTGGAAGATGTGCAGGCCATGACCGCCAAAATGGGCCGCGTGAGCGACTTCCAGAGCGCCGACGACGCCGAGGACGAGGAAGAGCTGCTGGCCGAAGCCGTAGCCAGCGGCACGGCCCAAGGCACCTACGCCGACGGCACAAACGGTGCGGGCCACCGCGCCAGATCCGGCCCCGAAGCCGCCGCCGATACCACGCAGGGCGCGCCCCGGCAGATGTACCGCGACATGGCCCACCGCAAGGTGGCCGGGGTGGCGGCCGGGCTGGCGCACTACTTTGGCACCAACCCGCTCTGGATTCGGATTGCCCTGCTGGTGTTGCTGCTGGCCGTGCCGACAGTGTTCGACGATACACCGCTCAACCAATTTGGCGAGCGGGTAGCGGGTATCACGGTGCTGGCCTACATCATCCTGTGGGTGGTGCTGCCCAAACGCTACGACACCACCGACCCCGACACCGACCCGGCGTTTAAGAAGCTCTACCGCGACACCGACAACGGCAAGGTCGGGGGCGTCTCGGCCGGTCTGGCGGCCTACCTGCGGGTAGACGTGGTGGTGGTGCGCATTGCCTTCCTGCTGCTGCTCATTGCCGGCAGCCTGGGCTTCTGGCTCTACATCATCCTGTGGATTCTCTTGCCGGAGGCGAAAACCGCCTCCGACAAGCTCCGCATGCGCGGCGACGCCGTCACGCTCTCGGCCCTCGACGAAAACCTGCGCAACAACCCCTACGCCGCCGGCTCCGAGGCCAGCCCCGTGAATAACCGGCCCGTGGGCACGTTCCTGGAAGACTCGTTCAGCAACGTGCGGCCCGTCATCAACGGCATCGGCTCGCTGATCCGGGTGGTGGCCGGCGGCATCATGGCCCTCACCGGCTTTGCCATCCTGCTGAGCGTGGTAATTGCGCTGGGCATCGGCCTGGGGCTGATTTCTTCATCTGACAACCTGGATTTCGGCCCGCTGCAGCCCTTTCTGCTCTTCAATGACATTTCGGTGTGGGCGGTGCTTTCCTTCTTCCTGCTCACGGCCATTCCGGCGCTGGCCCTGATGCTCTCGGGCCTGGGGCTGCTGCTGCGCCGCTCCGTGTTGAGCCGCACGGCGTCGCTCACGCTACTGGGCTTGTGGCTGCTGGGCATCGTGGGCAGCTCGGTGGCCGGCATCCGGGTGGGCCGCGAGTTTCAGCGCGAAGAAGAAATCACCCAGACCACCACGCTCGACCGCCTCAGCAGCTCCCGCCTGGTGCTGGAGCGCCGGCAGCTCAACAACGACAAGTGGGTGGACCTCGACCTGGTCGGCATCGACAGTGCCCAGGCCCCGCGTCTGGAGCGCATCATCGCCGCCAAAGGCGCTACCGATTCGCTAGCCCGCCGCACGGCGGCCACCTCTACCAGCCACAACGTGCGCGTCCTCAACGACTCGACCCTGAGCGTGGATGACCACTTCACCTACCAGCCCAACGCCCGCTTCCGCGACCAGCAGATGCGCCTGCGCCTGCTGCTGCCCCGCGGCCGCTCCTTCCGTATGAGCGAAACGTTTGCCAACTGGCTCAACGACGAAGACTACGTGAACGGCCAAGCCCCCTATCACCCCGAAAACGAAGTGTTCCGCATGCAGGGCAACAAGGTGGAGTGCCTCAGCTGCTCCGCCGACGACCTGCGCGGCCGGGATACTGATAACGACAACGAAGACAATGCCGACTACGACGAAGGCCGCGACGACTCCGACGTGAAACTGAGCTTTGACCGTGTGGAGTCCATCAACGCCGACGAGGATGCCTACGGCTCCGGGCGGGAGAGCTTCAACGAAACCGACTTCAACGAGGTCAACATCGTGGGCGGCTACCGGGCCATTATCCGGCAGGGCAGCACCTACACCGTGCGCGCCGCCGGCGACGACCGCACCCTGCGCGACCTGAAAGTTACGCGCGACGGCCGCGAGCTGACCATCAGCCCCCGCAACCGCAACCTGTTTGATGCCCGCCGCAACGACCAGGAACAGGTGCTGCTCATCATTGAGCTGCCCGAGCTAAACAACCTGAGCCTGGTTGGCGGCACCCACGCCGAGGTCAGCGGTTTCAACTCCGGCGACCTGCGCGTCACGCAGGCCGGGGGCAGCCAGCTGCGCCTCACCGGCACGCTGCAGCAGCTGCAGCTGGAGCTGGCCGGCGGCTGCCAGGCCGCCCTGCAAGGCAGCGCCGACGAGCTGAAAGTGGACGGCGCCGGCGCCTGCGAGGTGGCCGCCGCCTCGTTCACCGCCCGCCGCGCCGATATCGATGCGGTAGGCGCCACCAAGGTGCGCCTGCACGTTACGGACGAGCTGCGGGCTGAGGCCATCGGGGCCAGCCTCATCGAGTACAGCGGCAAGCCCACCACCATCCGCCGCGAAGCGCTGGGCGCCGCCGCCGTTCGCAGCGTGGATTAACCGTGCCCGGTGCGGGCCATCCTACACTGGCCTGGACCTAGCCGGTATCAGCAAAGTGCGCCTTCATGTGACGGAAACCCTGAATGCCGACGCCATCGGGGCCAGCGTGGTGCAGTACAACGGCACCCCGCGCAACGTGGAGAAGGACGTCATCGGGGCTTCCCGCATAAGTGCCGTGCGTGATTAACGGCTACTTCATGCGGCCCTCACCCGGTTGGCAGCACTTTTGCTACCGAGGTCCTCAATTGTTCCCCCGCAGGCAACCTTGACGCGCTAACTCGCATCTATCTGCCTGAGTGACCAGCAATGTCTTTTTCTGGTGAGTGAAAGACTGGTCGAAAAAGTCCTCTTATTTACTGTGCTGCAACCGGTAGATAAGGGGCTTTTTCATGTTCGGGCCTGAGCACTTACCGACTCCTTCCCGCCCAACCTACGGTTACTGCTGCCCCTCAGCGCCAGGGCCTGTTCGTTTGCCCTACGACTGGCTGGCCGCTTTCACTTCCCGCCAGAAGTCTACAGACCAAAGCGTTGCACAAAATCCTTGCCCGCTACGACACCAGATCAAGCACCCACTCAGTCTGTGGGGCAGACAGATTGTCCCGGAGGTGGACAGTTGAACCGTTGCGCGCACCTAACTTTCTCCTTTCCTACTATCTCGCCATATGAAACCATTACTATTTGCGCTGGCGCTGGGCTTGCTGCTTGCCCCAGCCGTTTCGTCCGCTCAGGCTCCTTCGCCCACTTATGCCCAACTCATGGACCAGAGCGGCGCTCAGATGCAGGCTAAGGACTTCTGCGCGGCTGTTGCCACCTTCGAGCAGGCCTTCCGGCCCGACAGCACCCGCGCCAATGAGTTTGAGCTGTTTACCGGGGCCATAGCGGCTGCCAACTGCCCGGCCCGCCGCCCGCTGGCCTGGCGCTGGCTGGGGCAGCTGAGCCGCCACCGCCCCCTGAGCATACAGCCCCGCGACCTTGACAACGTCGCCAATGACCCGATGCTGGCCCCGCTGCGCATCGAGGCCGCGTGGCCGCGCTGGCTAGCCGCCATGCGCCAGGCCCTGGCCCAGCAAACCGCCGACGCCCAAACCGCCAGCACCCGCTGGATAGCCGAAGCGCAGGCCCGCACGCTGCCCACCGCCAAA from Hymenobacter canadensis harbors:
- the fmt gene encoding methionyl-tRNA formyltransferase, with the translated sequence MGTPEFAVPTLESLLSWDGCQVVAIVTAPDKPAGRGRQLQGSAVKQAAEAHGLPVLQPTNLKSPEFQAELKGYAADLQVVVAFRMLPEAVWNMPPQGSINIHASLLPQYRGAAPINWALIHGETQTGVTSFFLRHEIDTGDLIFQDVVPIADEDDFGSLYEKLKLAGAALALRSVQAIAAGTAPSLPQQESAELRAAPKIQKETGRLDFSESAPALANRVRGLSPIPTAFTQLPDGRTLKVFRAQPFDDEEASGPDTGGIGTWHTDGRTYLRVQTGSGLLSLLDVQLEGKKRMPVQEFLRGFNASSLSV
- a CDS encoding dihydrofolate reductase, with product MVSFVVATAENNVIGHDNQLLWHLPDDLKHFKRLTQGHPVIMGRRTYDSIGRALPNRPNLVVTRQQDWQAPGCEVVYSVPAALERAAQLDEEVFVIGGAEIYRQAMQAADTIYLTEVHHSFEGDTVFPELNHAEWREESRERHEADERHAYAFSFVTLRRR
- a CDS encoding C25 family cysteine peptidase; the protein is MTQPYRLRYLLSWCLVLLGLLTAGSVSAQTLYGNEWIVPSQQYYKIKILKDGLYRLDQQYLAQAGISGVNPQRVQLWRRGREVAIFGGGNQTTLDATTYFEFYGQRNDGKLDQRIYKGGAVTQPHDLYSLYTDTAAYFLTWSATTNGLRMAQPALAPTATAQPYRMAQRQVLYTGQFAYVNDEQFVNVYMPWGEAGEGWLSGQFSGTNPASLATMAADSAWSRAASGTPQVEVLLVGYGSSSRTVALSVFNAATNAERPLGSVVINGFDKRKLTYALQLSDFAANGQVRILSRAVATTSPGRYTNYRVGYVRYTFPQTNRWFAGRKQVAFLNDSTLAGPAYYALDSIPATVAGFDITDPYTVQRIAGTTLAGQQRGYVFPSAAGRTRKLLLADEAVASVPRPATRVRFRTLNAAATNFLIVSHPLLMKPVGGVDAVRAYATYRASTAGGRYDTVIVTSQQLYDQFHYGEKSVGAMRNYVRWELANSPATQTNYLLLLGKGLMVGEYSRNSLPPSIDLIPGPTRSASDNFLSADWENNNYIARMPTGRVSASNGAEIVAYLNKLKAHEALGAEPWRKNIVHMAGGGKYPGDFEEFESYVDKYKRFAERPLFGGTVVKTYRRSTSQGSNLPVSITIAPEINAGVSLVTYFGHGSALDFDLNFGDPTDPGKGYNNPNKYPVFLLNGCSANAVFSNLGVRTLSENWIFAENKGAVGFMSDSDLGFAQDLDAFSTNFYKLAFNDPAFYGKPIPVIQAEAARRMLAQLGGDGGSPVAQALANIWLGDPALRFYAPDKPDFIANQPGDVQIQPNGAGPLQASATSLKVVVNVKNPGKITTDPLDVRITRRYPTTSAGTRAPDVYTYIVRQAWRDTTYAFVLPNTGSVFGENCFQVELDYQQRIAEILETNNSGQACFNFLQGGVTTLWPPEFAIVPAAGLRLVGQTNDPRGTTRAYEMELDTVPTFNSALKQTRTVTTTLVPDWRPTLPALTGRDSVVWYWRLRFQTPDPALNENPEWATSSFRVIPGTSGGWSQSHHGQFRRDQLTDVSVAAPSGRWDFAEISQAITMVTRGGGTGGATFNEITDGITAATSPYTGNCAVSRPNIMVAVFNGRTLRPVRNVGGGVYDSCGQGSLRFYHFAAQGGAGGTDNINTPARQAQLQALLSNVRPGDYIALLSMNKVNFSAFPASLKAVLTSLGATRINSLQDGDPYALLVQKGPNPRPAQEVTADPASPTPRASQVITLNGQIGTRGGSGTVSSTRIGPAQEWQTLYHTVRLPDASDSYTLQLVGIDAQDVERVLNPNVTSRSLALAGVSAQQYPYLKLVLSLRDTVNRTAPQLEQWLVTYQGVPEGIVRRDLATPATVYDAANLARQAAATGSVTVPVVFENVSSINFSGPLKARITLSNGGATRTALVDVPGGPLAANAQVSFNASVNVVGLDGSISGNVVVNPRPTTTAEPRALPELYFFNNELLLPAFQVDDRNTPPVLDVAFDGRRILNGEIVSPTPIIRVQLKDDDRLRRIQNANNFDVLLTAPGQTTATRLDLNGSNVIFESDSTKGLAVLTLDMGKTQALADGIYTLEVQGRDATNRPAGSEPYRVTFEVVNASTITNVFPYPNPVTSKAQFVFTLTGAELPRDMKIQILTLTGRVVKEIMMEDITAKGPLRIGNNITGYAWDGTDTYGDRLANGTYLYRVILDDPTSKFSRRATSAEADRRAFKNDWGKIVLIR
- a CDS encoding PorV/PorQ family protein, whose translation is MSHVFRITPVLLGLSGLLALAPQRAVAQDTTPKYSNEFLNIGVGGRALGMGKVQVSLANDATAGYWNPAGLLDQKAKYDAVLMHSELFSGIVKNDYGAFSMPLDDKSAIGVSVVRLGVDDIADTRDLINEYGYIQYDRIRFFSVADYALMLSYARRLGNIEGLKVGANAKVIYRNIGEFANAWGFGIDAGVQYDKGNWRLGLMARDITTTVNAWSINSDKLRPIAGDSTGSSVPKGSTEVTLPRFVLGVGRLVKLPGEFTALAAVDLDLTTDGQRNTLVSGKLVSIDPRAGLEIGYKNLVFLRGGVSNVQKIQAFSGSEEWKVQPSLGVGVALSGLRLDVALSQLAIEKLAGRTQTNNIIVSLGYGIK
- a CDS encoding PadR family transcriptional regulator, yielding MKVENTQVQMRKGILEFCILEIIARGEVYASDMLEELTQARMIVVEGTLYPLLTRLKNAGLLDYTWKESTSGPPRKYYTLTEAGTDFLHQLRLTWEEVEASIRIIRTKPSATGSAELPDLL